One Methylocapsa sp. D3K7 DNA window includes the following coding sequences:
- a CDS encoding ComEC/Rec2 family competence protein gives MAGVSETAIFGGRLGRAGGLAEKFGLKFAVLFALLKQAFETEAALRRPFLWLPVSAGAGVVLYLYADREPSLFFIECAAVASGVLAYFAKGNRLAFFILCGLCALFAGELSAALRTARVAAPVLDRIKIATLDGFIEEMDFRRTGARFLLRVQSASGLAPDQTPVRVRLTVRRAPPFEAGTFVRLKARLLPPARASLPGGYDFARDAWFAQLGAVGNVLGRIEVVAAPVSPGLWASVTMAIDRGRNALARRIDAIVGGDSGAIAAAMVTGKRDLLSGEAKEIIREAGIFHIITISGVQMTLVAAIFFVGLRRLLALSETLALAYPIKKWAALFAIAGAIFYDLATGSRVGTERALFMTVIMLTSVLLDRQALTMRNLAIAAALVILIQPEAIMGASFQLSFAAVAALVAVYEARMSAVALSREESNPLRARPSDDGTRMALVSLKQHLWRGPLGLLFATFCATSATASFMAYNFHELSPYVLIGNPLTLLVIETFAVPGALLGTLLYPLGLDAFVWRYVGLGIDGVMWAARTIGSFPGSTIHLPAFAPWAIVFLSLAVLSSVLWRTALLRATALPLLMIGLLGAAAGPSFDMAVAPTGDAVAYRAADGKLAVIGRGRNAFATEQWLRADADGRPAAEALVRSRCDKLGCTGALGDGKIISLILDRAAFAEDCTRANIVVTPLFAPMGCAARLVIDRDKLKQTGALTFSFGPKGVTTLAVRAADEDRPWSRAPKRGWGKSPPQLATAKSADGQTAGDEPESTEDSDESPLD, from the coding sequence ATGGCGGGAGTGTCTGAAACAGCAATTTTCGGGGGACGCCTGGGCAGGGCGGGGGGCCTTGCGGAAAAATTTGGCCTCAAATTCGCGGTTCTCTTCGCGCTTTTAAAACAGGCTTTTGAGACGGAGGCGGCGCTCCGGCGCCCTTTTTTGTGGCTTCCGGTTTCGGCGGGCGCCGGGGTCGTCCTCTACCTTTACGCCGACCGCGAGCCCTCTCTTTTCTTCATCGAATGCGCCGCCGTGGCCTCCGGCGTTCTCGCCTATTTCGCGAAAGGAAACCGGCTCGCCTTCTTCATCCTTTGCGGCCTATGCGCGCTCTTCGCGGGCGAACTGTCGGCAGCATTGCGCACCGCGCGAGTCGCCGCGCCGGTCCTCGACAGGATCAAAATCGCGACACTGGACGGTTTTATCGAAGAAATGGATTTCCGCCGCACCGGTGCCCGCTTTTTGCTGCGTGTACAATCGGCGAGCGGCCTCGCACCCGATCAGACTCCCGTCCGGGTCCGGCTGACGGTGCGGCGGGCACCGCCCTTCGAGGCCGGCACCTTTGTCCGCCTCAAGGCGCGGCTGCTGCCACCCGCCCGCGCAAGCCTGCCCGGCGGCTATGATTTTGCAAGAGACGCCTGGTTCGCGCAGCTCGGTGCCGTCGGCAATGTGCTGGGGCGTATCGAGGTTGTCGCGGCGCCCGTGTCGCCGGGCCTTTGGGCATCGGTGACGATGGCGATCGATCGCGGCCGCAACGCGCTGGCGCGCCGCATCGATGCGATCGTTGGCGGCGACTCGGGGGCGATTGCGGCGGCGATGGTCACCGGCAAACGCGATCTTCTGTCCGGCGAAGCCAAGGAGATCATCCGCGAGGCCGGGATTTTTCATATCATCACGATTTCCGGAGTCCAGATGACGCTCGTCGCGGCGATCTTTTTTGTCGGCTTGCGGCGGCTACTGGCGCTGAGCGAGACGCTGGCGCTCGCCTATCCGATCAAGAAATGGGCAGCGCTTTTCGCCATCGCCGGGGCGATCTTTTATGATCTTGCGACCGGCTCGCGGGTCGGCACCGAACGCGCTTTGTTCATGACCGTGATCATGCTGACGTCGGTCCTGCTCGACCGGCAGGCGCTGACCATGCGCAACCTCGCCATCGCCGCCGCGCTCGTCATTTTGATCCAGCCGGAAGCGATCATGGGCGCCAGCTTCCAGCTGTCCTTCGCAGCTGTGGCGGCGCTCGTCGCCGTCTATGAAGCCCGCATGAGCGCGGTGGCGCTGAGCCGCGAAGAAAGCAATCCTCTGCGTGCCCGGCCCTCCGACGATGGCACACGCATGGCCCTCGTGTCGCTGAAACAGCATCTGTGGCGGGGGCCGCTCGGCCTGTTGTTCGCGACCTTCTGCGCGACCTCCGCCACCGCCTCGTTCATGGCCTACAATTTCCATGAACTCAGCCCCTATGTGCTGATCGGCAATCCGCTAACTTTGCTGGTCATCGAGACATTCGCGGTGCCCGGCGCGCTGTTGGGCACGCTGCTCTATCCGCTCGGCCTCGATGCGTTTGTCTGGCGCTATGTCGGGCTTGGCATCGACGGTGTGATGTGGGCGGCGCGCACCATCGGCAGTTTTCCCGGATCGACGATCCATCTTCCCGCCTTCGCGCCTTGGGCGATCGTGTTTCTCAGCCTCGCGGTGCTGTCCTCGGTCTTGTGGCGGACGGCGCTGTTGCGGGCGACGGCGCTCCCGCTTTTGATGATCGGCCTTTTGGGTGCGGCGGCGGGGCCGTCCTTCGACATGGCGGTGGCGCCAACCGGCGACGCGGTGGCCTATCGCGCGGCCGATGGCAAGCTCGCGGTGATCGGGCGCGGCCGCAACGCCTTTGCCACCGAGCAATGGCTGCGCGCCGATGCCGACGGGCGTCCCGCCGCCGAGGCTTTGGTCAGATCCCGTTGCGACAAACTCGGCTGCACCGGCGCGCTTGGCGATGGCAAAATTATTTCGCTCATCCTCGACCGGGCGGCCTTCGCCGAGGATTGCACCCGCGCCAATATCGTCGTGACGCCGCTGTTCGCACCGATGGGCTGCGCCGCGCGCCTCGTCATTGATCGCGACAAACTCAAACAGACTGGCGCGTTGACGTTTTCCTTCGGCCCGAAGGGGGTCACGACGCTGGCGGTCCGCGCGGCGGACGAAGACCGCCCCTGGTCCCGCGCGCCCAAGCGGGGCTGGGGCAAAAGCCCGCCGCAGCTGGCAACGGCAAAATCTGCGGACGGCCAAACCGCTGGCGACGAGCCGGAGTCCACTGAAGACAGTGACGAGTCGCCGCTGGATTAG
- the lexA gene encoding transcriptional repressor LexA codes for MLTKKQSELLRFIHERLKETGVPPSFDEMKDALDLRSKSGIHRLIIALEERGFIRRLPNRARALEVLRLPDSSTPAEGNRSKRFAPSVIEGTLGRVRTLPPSAPDEEFDRAMISIPVMGRIAAGTPITALQNRSHTISLPPDMLPPGDYYALEVRGDSMIEAGIFDSDTVVIRKQDTAETGDIVVALIDDEEATLKRLRKRGASIALEAANPAYETRIFGPDRVRIQGKLVNLVRKY; via the coding sequence ATGTTGACAAAAAAGCAGAGCGAATTGTTGCGCTTCATTCATGAGCGCTTGAAGGAGACGGGTGTTCCCCCCTCCTTCGACGAGATGAAGGATGCCTTGGATCTTCGCTCGAAGTCAGGCATTCACCGGCTTATTATTGCGCTCGAAGAACGCGGCTTTATCCGCCGTCTGCCCAATCGCGCCCGTGCCCTCGAAGTGTTGCGCTTGCCAGACTCCTCGACGCCCGCGGAAGGCAACCGGAGCAAGAGATTTGCGCCGAGCGTTATCGAAGGCACGCTCGGGCGGGTCCGCACCTTGCCGCCGAGCGCCCCGGACGAAGAGTTTGACCGCGCGATGATCTCGATCCCGGTGATGGGCCGGATTGCGGCGGGCACCCCGATCACGGCGCTGCAAAATCGCAGCCACACGATCAGCCTGCCGCCCGACATGTTGCCGCCAGGCGACTATTATGCGCTCGAAGTCCGCGGCGATTCGATGATCGAAGCCGGTATCTTCGACAGCGACACCGTGGTCATCCGCAAGCAGGACACCGCCGAGACCGGCGACATCGTGGTCGCTCTGATCGACGATGAGGAAGCAACGCTCAAACGGCTGCGCAAGCGCGGCGCCTCGATTGCCTTGGAGGCCGCCAACCCCGCCTATGAGACGCGCATCTTTGGGCCGGACCGGGTCCGTATCCAAGGCAAGCTCGTCAATCTCGTCCGCAAATATTGA
- a CDS encoding YncE family protein, whose amino-acid sequence MQAKVSVCGSAAFWATLVLYGFSSTEPAQAAPFAYVANTDSNTVSVIDTATNAVAATIRVGKAPVAVAVCPDGTRVYVANQNDHTLSVIDTAANKTMATIPAGRFPVGVAVTPDGARVYVANFSIASQTVTVIDTAAKSLTATISVGTSPNGVAVAPDGEHAFVANAVSNTVSQIATPSNTVVGTAGVGKSPLAVAVTPDGKHVYVANAASDTVEVIDTAANSVRDAVRAGRRPVALVIMPDGDHVYVVNEFSNTVRSSPRRPTPSRARSRSARNPWASP is encoded by the coding sequence GTGCAAGCAAAAGTGAGCGTCTGCGGGAGCGCCGCCTTCTGGGCCACGCTTGTTCTCTACGGGTTTTCCAGCACCGAGCCTGCACAGGCCGCCCCTTTCGCCTATGTGGCGAATACCGACTCCAACACGGTTTCGGTGATTGACACGGCCACCAATGCTGTCGCGGCAACGATCCGGGTGGGAAAAGCGCCGGTCGCGGTGGCCGTATGCCCGGACGGGACACGCGTCTATGTCGCAAATCAGAATGACCACACCCTCTCGGTGATCGACACGGCGGCCAATAAGACCATGGCAACGATCCCGGCAGGACGGTTTCCGGTGGGGGTCGCGGTCACTCCGGACGGAGCCCGCGTCTACGTCGCGAATTTCAGCATCGCGAGCCAAACGGTCACCGTCATCGATACCGCCGCCAAATCGCTGACCGCCACGATTTCCGTGGGGACGAGCCCCAATGGGGTTGCGGTCGCTCCGGATGGCGAGCACGCGTTCGTGGCGAATGCAGTGTCCAACACGGTCTCGCAGATCGCCACGCCGTCCAACACGGTGGTGGGCACGGCCGGAGTGGGGAAATCGCCTTTGGCGGTGGCCGTCACGCCGGATGGAAAACATGTCTATGTGGCGAACGCCGCCTCCGACACGGTTGAAGTCATCGACACCGCCGCCAACTCTGTCCGCGATGCGGTCCGGGCCGGCCGCCGCCCGGTCGCTTTGGTCATCATGCCGGACGGGGACCATGTCTATGTGGTGAACGAATTCTCGAACACAGTTCGGTCATCGCCACGGAGACCAACACCATCTCGGGCTCGATCGCGGTCGGCGCGAAACCCATGGGCATCGCCCTGA
- the aqpZ gene encoding aquaporin Z — MHLGKRSIAEFLGTFWLTFGGCGAAVISAAYPQLGIGFVGVALAFGLTVVTMAYAVGHISGAHFNPAITLGLWAGRRIPFRDVIPYIVFQVAGAICAAAVLKVVAEGHPGFVLGSFAANGFGELSPGHYSLLSAAVIEPILSFFFILVIIGVTSPGAPAGFAPLAIGLTLTLIHLISIPITNTSVNPARSTGPAIFAGKAYIEQLWFFWLAPISGAVIAGVVGGVLFRRESD; from the coding sequence ATGCATCTTGGAAAGCGCTCGATCGCTGAATTTCTTGGCACCTTTTGGCTCACTTTTGGCGGCTGCGGCGCCGCGGTGATCTCCGCCGCCTATCCGCAACTCGGGATCGGTTTTGTCGGTGTCGCGCTCGCGTTCGGCCTCACCGTGGTGACGATGGCCTACGCCGTCGGACATATTTCCGGCGCCCATTTCAATCCTGCGATCACGCTCGGCCTCTGGGCCGGACGCCGGATTCCGTTCCGCGATGTCATTCCCTATATCGTGTTCCAGGTTGCCGGAGCGATCTGCGCGGCGGCGGTGCTCAAAGTCGTGGCGGAGGGCCACCCCGGCTTTGTGCTAGGCAGTTTCGCCGCGAATGGTTTTGGCGAATTGAGCCCCGGTCATTATTCGCTTCTGTCCGCCGCTGTCATTGAGCCGATTCTGTCTTTCTTTTTCATTCTTGTCATCATTGGGGTCACTTCGCCCGGCGCGCCGGCTGGCTTTGCGCCACTCGCGATCGGTCTGACCTTGACCCTCATCCATCTGATTTCCATTCCGATCACCAACACCTCGGTCAATCCCGCGCGCAGCACCGGCCCGGCGATTTTCGCCGGCAAGGCCTATATCGAACAGCTCTGGTTCTTCTGGCTCGCGCCGATCTCGGGCGCCGTGATCGCCGGCGTCGTCGGCGGGGTCTTGTTCCGCCGCGAGTCCGACTAG
- the arfB gene encoding alternative ribosome rescue aminoacyl-tRNA hydrolase ArfB — MPRIEVTPDIAIEESELQFSFARASGPGGQNVNKLETAVHLRFDVAGSASLGEALKIRLRRLAGARLTKEGVLVIFAQAHRSQEQNRRAALERLLALIAAAAEKPKRRVKTRPSLASRLRRVESKVRRGETKRLRAPPSGG; from the coding sequence ATGCCAAGGATCGAGGTCACGCCGGACATCGCCATCGAGGAAAGCGAACTGCAATTTTCCTTCGCCCGCGCGAGCGGACCTGGCGGCCAGAATGTCAACAAACTCGAGACGGCGGTGCATCTGCGATTCGACGTCGCCGGGTCGGCGTCGCTCGGCGAGGCGTTGAAAATTCGCCTGCGGCGCCTTGCCGGGGCAAGACTAACCAAGGAAGGCGTGCTGGTCATTTTCGCGCAAGCGCACCGCTCGCAGGAGCAGAACCGCCGCGCGGCGCTTGAGCGCTTGCTGGCCTTGATCGCGGCTGCTGCGGAAAAACCGAAAAGACGCGTCAAAACCCGCCCGAGCCTTGCATCCCGTCTGCGCCGCGTCGAGAGCAAGGTCCGGCGCGGCGAAACCAAACGCCTGCGGGCACCTCCGTCAGGCGGATAA
- a CDS encoding extensin family protein, which translates to MACRVLPFAVAAALMLALTGCSNYERPRRPAWRGEAEAACVAQKLVHVSAYVQPAREIDGPGICGLTRPFKVSALLDGAVQFNSAYTLDCPMIAALNAWLTDVVQPAALARFGTPVAQIDSMGAYSCRSMNNQWGARLSEHAFGNALDIGGFRLTDGRQITIVRDWMRGDDQTRAFLQDVHSGACTTFTTVLGPGSNIFHYNHIHVDLALHGNTSSGPRRICRPQLRPSPVPGPPRDGLPNPPEIDEDIDIAQAGHPEGDALAFHAGPGPAPSARIPDAYFAAAARTPAARAYAPVPPEPVRGAMREDGAFVPEGKPSDWDLTSTIPPR; encoded by the coding sequence ATGGCGTGTCGCGTTCTGCCATTTGCCGTTGCGGCAGCCTTGATGCTGGCGCTGACCGGCTGCTCGAACTATGAGCGGCCGCGCCGCCCCGCGTGGCGTGGCGAGGCGGAAGCTGCTTGTGTCGCGCAAAAACTCGTTCATGTCTCGGCCTATGTGCAGCCCGCCCGCGAAATCGATGGCCCTGGCATCTGCGGCCTGACCCGGCCGTTCAAGGTGAGTGCGCTCCTTGATGGCGCGGTGCAATTCAATTCGGCCTATACGCTCGACTGTCCGATGATCGCGGCGCTCAATGCGTGGCTGACGGACGTGGTCCAGCCTGCGGCGCTGGCGCGGTTCGGCACGCCGGTCGCGCAGATCGATTCCATGGGCGCCTACAGCTGCCGGAGCATGAACAACCAATGGGGCGCGCGGCTGTCCGAACATGCGTTTGGCAACGCCCTCGACATTGGCGGATTTCGCCTGACGGACGGGCGGCAGATTACGATTGTCCGCGACTGGATGCGTGGCGATGACCAAACACGGGCTTTTTTGCAAGACGTCCATTCCGGTGCCTGCACCACCTTCACCACGGTGCTCGGCCCTGGCTCCAATATTTTTCATTACAACCATATCCATGTCGATCTCGCCTTGCATGGCAACACCTCCAGCGGGCCGCGCCGGATCTGCCGCCCGCAGCTGCGCCCCAGTCCGGTTCCGGGGCCGCCTCGCGATGGCCTGCCCAATCCGCCGGAGATCGACGAGGATATCGACATCGCCCAAGCCGGACATCCGGAAGGCGACGCCTTGGCATTTCATGCGGGGCCTGGGCCAGCGCCGTCCGCCCGCATTCCTGACGCCTATTTCGCCGCCGCGGCACGCACTCCCGCCGCGCGGGCCTATGCACCGGTTCCCCCCGAGCCGGTGCGCGGCGCGATGCGCGAGGATGGCGCCTTCGTTCCGGAGGGCAAGCCCTCCGATTGGGATCTGACATCCACGATTCCGCCGCGATAG
- a CDS encoding sugar transferase — MELIGRLILAILAILGAIVGQAISRQLADEFKAWTPRLINTIIRCAVRQLPENQRERFAEEWQSHVDQIPGEIWKLKEAFGFLLASWNMGDVAYGFSKRALDIGLSWAFLFWSVPLFALAAAAIKYESSGPIVLRTMRPGRNKKRFARLQFRTFIVSENGEREVTQLGRFMRRSGFDMLPQIINVIKGDMSLVGPSFSLFEHLQRSQDEPPLVFRNVKPGVFGLTQRNHLGSSTEAMATGLSEDDLYYVSNRSLWFDLKIVLTSVWAILTDRNPPRCST, encoded by the coding sequence GTGGAGCTGATTGGGCGATTGATTCTTGCAATCCTTGCTATTCTTGGAGCTATTGTTGGACAGGCAATCTCACGGCAGCTCGCAGATGAATTCAAGGCTTGGACGCCTCGGCTAATAAACACGATCATTAGATGCGCTGTCCGCCAGCTTCCCGAGAATCAGCGCGAGCGGTTTGCAGAAGAGTGGCAGAGCCACGTTGATCAAATACCAGGCGAAATTTGGAAGCTAAAGGAGGCTTTTGGATTCTTATTAGCCTCCTGGAACATGGGCGACGTCGCTTACGGTTTCAGCAAACGCGCGTTGGATATTGGTCTTAGTTGGGCGTTCCTTTTCTGGAGTGTTCCCCTCTTTGCTCTTGCTGCCGCGGCAATCAAATATGAATCTAGTGGCCCGATTGTTCTCAGGACAATGCGGCCGGGTCGCAATAAGAAGCGGTTCGCCAGGCTGCAGTTCCGCACTTTTATCGTTTCGGAGAACGGCGAGCGGGAAGTGACACAGCTTGGTCGCTTTATGCGGAGATCTGGCTTCGATATGCTGCCGCAAATAATCAATGTCATCAAGGGGGACATGTCGCTTGTCGGTCCGTCCTTTTCATTGTTTGAACACCTGCAAAGGTCACAGGACGAGCCGCCTCTGGTCTTTCGCAATGTCAAACCCGGTGTCTTCGGGCTGACGCAACGTAACCACCTTGGCAGCTCCACAGAGGCAATGGCGACTGGTCTTAGTGAAGACGATCTTTATTATGTAAGTAATCGGTCTTTGTGGTTTGACCTAAAAATCGTTTTGACGTCGGTTTGGGCCATCCTGACGGATCGTAACCCCCCGCGTTGTTCGACCTAA
- a CDS encoding Flp family type IVb pilin yields MGHVFRRFMADQSGVAAIEYGLIAGLIAVVIIASVRLLGTSVSSKFSTIANALT; encoded by the coding sequence ATGGGTCATGTGTTCCGCCGGTTTATGGCCGATCAGTCGGGTGTTGCGGCCATCGAATATGGTCTCATCGCCGGCTTGATCGCCGTCGTGATCATCGCCTCCGTGCGCCTGCTCGGAACAAGTGTTTCCAGCAAATTCTCAACCATCGCAAACGCCTTGACCTGA
- a CDS encoding Flp family type IVb pilin — protein sequence MNNNMFRRFMADQSGVAAIEYGLIAGLIAVVIIASVRLLGTNVSSKFSTIADALT from the coding sequence ATGAACAACAATATGTTCCGCCGTTTTATGGCCGATCAGTCGGGTGTCGCGGCTATCGAATATGGCCTCATCGCCGGCTTGATCGCCGTCGTCATCATCGCCTCCGTGCGCCTGCTCGGCACCAATGTTTCGAGCAAATTCTCGACAATTGCCGACGCCTTAACCTAA
- a CDS encoding Flp family type IVb pilin gives MPALFIGFARDESGVVAVEYALIGGLIALVIVAAITLGGSALSARFAAVAEGFT, from the coding sequence ATGCCGGCTTTATTCATCGGGTTTGCGCGCGACGAATCCGGCGTTGTGGCCGTCGAATATGCTCTCATCGGCGGCTTGATCGCGCTCGTGATCGTCGCTGCCATAACCCTGGGTGGCTCGGCTCTGTCAGCCAGATTCGCAGCCGTCGCGGAAGGCTTTACCTGA
- a CDS encoding prepilin peptidase yields MLEAATLLFFPALMVFAAISDLLTMTISNRISLALAVLFIGMAIACGLTAAEIAWHLACGALMLVLTFFMFARGWLGGGDAKLAAATAIWLGFEHIGDYAFSASILGALLALILLGLRKWPRPSAFPEPRWIARLLDPATGIPYGVALACAGLLLYPSTAIWLGAANTLG; encoded by the coding sequence ATGCTTGAAGCCGCGACGCTGCTCTTTTTTCCCGCGCTGATGGTGTTTGCCGCCATCTCCGATCTCCTAACCATGACGATCTCAAACCGCATCTCGCTCGCCCTCGCCGTCCTGTTCATCGGCATGGCGATCGCCTGCGGCCTGACCGCGGCGGAAATCGCCTGGCATCTTGCGTGTGGCGCCTTGATGCTTGTCCTTACTTTCTTCATGTTCGCCCGCGGCTGGCTCGGCGGCGGCGATGCGAAACTCGCGGCGGCGACGGCGATCTGGCTCGGGTTCGAACATATCGGCGATTATGCGTTTTCTGCCAGCATCCTAGGAGCGCTCCTGGCGCTCATCCTTCTCGGGCTCCGGAAATGGCCAAGACCTAGCGCCTTTCCGGAGCCGCGCTGGATCGCCCGCTTGCTCGATCCCGCCACCGGCATCCCCTATGGCGTCGCCCTCGCCTGCGCCGGCCTGTTGCTTTACCCCAGCACCGCGATCTGGCTCGGCGCCGCCAATACACTTGGCTAG
- a CDS encoding circularly permuted type 2 ATP-grasp protein, translated as MTLANGAIRPVYGKIASWLAATPAGVLAARRSQAELLFRRIGITFAVYGEGEQDNSERLIPFDIIPRMMLRSEWTHLEAGLMQRVKALNLFLADIYGAQEIVKAGRIPADLVAHNNEFRPEMVGWRVPHDIYVHIAGIDVVRTGEDDFYVLEDNVRTPSGVSYMLENREVMMRLAPDLFADHRVAPVENYPDALLAALRSLAPSAAPDEPTIVVLTPGRFNSAYYEHSFLADKLGVELVEGSDLLVENDVVYMRTTEGEKRVDVIYRRIDDNFLDPEVFNPESIIGVAGLIRAYRAGNITITNAVGTGIADDKAIYTYVPEIIDFYLGEKAILKNVPTWRCREPGALRYVQEHLAELVVKEVNGSGGYGMLVGPHATKSQIEIFAAKLAHDPDNFIAQPTLALSTTPTLCDSGIAPRHVDLRPFVLTGTNGMRVVPGGLTRVALKEKSLVVNSSQGGGTKDTWIVEDSIFDDIPITRGQNQMISS; from the coding sequence ATGACCTTGGCGAACGGCGCGATCCGGCCAGTGTATGGCAAGATCGCCAGTTGGCTTGCCGCGACTCCGGCCGGCGTCCTCGCAGCGCGCCGTTCGCAAGCCGAGCTTTTGTTCCGCCGTATCGGTATTACCTTCGCCGTCTATGGCGAAGGCGAACAAGACAACTCCGAGCGATTGATCCCCTTCGATATCATTCCGCGCATGATGCTGCGCTCGGAGTGGACCCACCTTGAGGCCGGTCTCATGCAAAGGGTGAAAGCCCTGAACTTATTTTTGGCCGACATTTATGGCGCACAGGAGATCGTTAAGGCCGGCCGCATCCCGGCCGATCTGGTAGCGCACAACAATGAATTCCGGCCGGAAATGGTCGGCTGGCGGGTGCCGCACGACATTTACGTGCATATCGCCGGCATCGATGTCGTCCGCACCGGCGAGGATGATTTCTACGTTCTCGAAGACAATGTGCGGACCCCGTCCGGGGTCTCCTATATGCTGGAAAACCGCGAGGTCATGATGCGGCTCGCGCCCGATCTTTTCGCCGACCACCGCGTCGCCCCGGTCGAAAATTATCCCGATGCCCTGCTCGCCGCCTTGCGGTCGCTGGCACCGTCTGCGGCTCCTGACGAGCCGACGATCGTCGTGCTGACGCCCGGCCGCTTCAACTCCGCCTATTACGAGCATTCCTTTCTGGCGGATAAGCTCGGTGTCGAACTCGTCGAGGGCAGCGATCTTCTCGTCGAAAACGACGTGGTTTATATGCGCACGACGGAGGGCGAAAAACGGGTCGATGTCATTTACCGGCGGATCGACGACAATTTTCTCGACCCTGAGGTGTTCAACCCCGAGTCGATTATCGGCGTGGCGGGATTGATCAGGGCGTACCGGGCGGGAAATATAACGATCACCAACGCGGTCGGCACCGGCATCGCCGATGACAAGGCGATCTATACCTATGTACCGGAGATCATCGATTTTTATCTTGGCGAAAAGGCAATTTTGAAAAACGTGCCGACATGGCGCTGCCGCGAGCCCGGCGCCTTGCGCTATGTGCAGGAGCACCTGGCCGAACTTGTCGTGAAGGAGGTCAACGGTTCGGGCGGCTATGGCATGCTGGTCGGGCCGCATGCGACAAAATCCCAGATCGAGATCTTCGCCGCCAAGCTCGCCCATGATCCAGACAATTTCATCGCCCAGCCGACCCTCGCGCTTTCGACGACACCAACGCTTTGCGATTCTGGCATCGCGCCACGCCATGTCGATCTGCGGCCTTTCGTGCTCACCGGCACGAATGGCATGCGGGTCGTGCCGGGCGGATTGACAAGGGTTGCCTTGAAGGAAAAGTCACTTGTCGTGAATTCGAGCCAGGGGGGCGGCACCAAGGACACTTGGATCGTCGAGGATTCCATTTTTGACGACATCCCCATCACCAGAGGCCAAAACCAAATGATATCATCTTAA
- a CDS encoding alpha-E domain-containing protein, with amino-acid sequence MLSRTADNLYWLARYVERADFLARIIKAAQRLATLPVSYSGTGTEWESALESSGAAQGFRATRGAAEEASVIDYLTFAPDNPSSIRNCIKFARANARAVRTALTAEMWEAINGAWIELGRFEASNNGSSRYDREGLSHFFEFVKKTSLDYDGSVDRTMLRNDAYWFSRVGLYMERADNTARILDVKYHVLLPAEEEVGGSVDYFQWTAILRAVSSLTAYHWVYRESVKPWLIADLLILKKEMPRSLIACYDNIVHFLDAIGHAYGRPGASQAQAHEVLARLSNATTSEIFKVGLHEFITTFVEDNDRLGETISQQYLVH; translated from the coding sequence ATGCTTTCCCGCACGGCGGACAACCTTTATTGGCTTGCGCGCTACGTTGAGCGCGCCGATTTTCTCGCCCGGATCATCAAGGCGGCGCAAAGGCTCGCCACCTTGCCTGTCAGCTATTCCGGCACTGGCACGGAATGGGAAAGCGCGCTTGAATCTTCCGGCGCGGCGCAGGGGTTCCGGGCAACCCGCGGCGCCGCCGAGGAAGCCAGCGTCATCGATTATCTGACATTTGCGCCGGACAATCCGTCGTCGATCCGCAATTGCATCAAATTCGCACGGGCCAACGCCCGGGCGGTACGCACCGCCCTGACAGCCGAGATGTGGGAAGCGATCAATGGCGCCTGGATCGAGCTTGGGCGGTTTGAAGCCAGCAACAATGGCTCCAGCCGCTATGACCGCGAGGGGCTCTCGCACTTTTTTGAATTTGTGAAAAAGACGTCGCTCGACTACGACGGCTCGGTCGATCGCACCATGTTGCGCAATGATGCCTATTGGTTCTCGCGCGTTGGTCTTTATATGGAGCGGGCCGACAATACCGCTCGAATCCTCGACGTGAAGTATCACGTCCTGTTGCCAGCGGAGGAGGAGGTTGGCGGATCGGTCGACTATTTTCAATGGACCGCAATCCTGCGCGCGGTCTCCTCGCTGACCGCCTACCATTGGGTTTATCGCGAGAGCGTGAAGCCCTGGCTCATCGCCGACCTACTGATTCTCAAGAAGGAAATGCCGCGCTCACTGATTGCCTGCTACGACAATATCGTTCATTTCCTCGACGCGATCGGCCACGCTTACGGCCGTCCGGGGGCGTCGCAGGCACAGGCGCACGAGGTCCTGGCCCGCCTCTCGAATGCGACGACAAGTGAAATTTTCA